From Diospyros lotus cultivar Yz01 chromosome 4, ASM1463336v1, whole genome shotgun sequence, a single genomic window includes:
- the LOC127800139 gene encoding probable RNA helicase SDE3 → MGSIRGKGDEEFSYIPEKGEIGFIDYDDDKSVCAYNPDEEGPVVISVPFPFVDGKPRSITVGETASEAITIKNTTDEPVELWKVDIYDSNPKDSFTISVMEPPSATSDVEHVQGFLEFFSLEDRILQPGETMIVWLSCKPKEIGAHTTAVHFDVGDDKIERVVLLLAEDKICRSLASNKPYHRDRKKKPLVADTSIRDAFVAGERIPRASNRRGFRYRLSPYPIQKDVQESVMNKTIPDAISQGLTRENYFVFFSTLLNMEEIKIEDSMRGYDMENVSFGKKGQFLTLEVPGLAEKRPSLVNGDFIFAKLASEYANDETLPYQGIIHRVEAEEVHLKFANKFHFHHKAGNLYNVQFTYNRLNMRKLYQATEAAGQLETELLFPSDSTRKRHIQPAQLAPTSSILNEEQEHSVKMILGCKGGLPYVIHGPPGTGKTVTLVETILQLYTVRKDARILVCAPSNSAADHILESLLDKKVIAIEKNDTLRLNALTRSFEDINPDLLCFCFIEESTFKCPPLKDLLRRRIIISTYMSACLLYVEGVRPGDFSHILLDEAGQASEPETMVPLSHFCKRGTVVVLAGDPMQLGPVILSNEAETCGLGMSYLARLFESTFYDIGNRNYVTKLVRNYRCHPEILHLPSHLFYGGELIAAKDDTRPVTWADLLPNSKFPILFIGIQGCDEREGNNPSWFNRFEASKAVEIIKKLTDRGLNAEDIGVITPYRQQVLKLTEALDMSGGCGIKVGSVEQFQGQEREVIIVSTVRSTVRHNEFDRNHCLGFLSNPRRFNVAITRAKSLLIVIGNPHIIGKDQYWHMLLWRCVDNGSYQGCTLPERQNPTQQTSSGYEEEYPGQNWLPEYPQPSNEVELGEETYQAEANTQPSNEVEWGEETYQAEAIPQPSNEVEWVGGTYQTEAIPKPCFDEADWSDGWKE, encoded by the exons ATGGGTTCAATCCGTGGTAAGGGGGATGAGGAATTCTCTTACATCCCAGAGAAAGGAGAGATTGGGTTCATTGATTATGATGATGATAAATCTGTTTGTGCCTATAATCCAGATGAAGAGGGTCCAGTGGTGATTTCTGTTCCATTCCCTTTTGTTGATGGAAAGCCTCGATCTATCACTGTAGGGGAAACTGCTAGTGAAGCAATCACCATTAAGAACACCACTGATGAACCGGTAGAACTATGGAAAGTTGATATTTATGACTCAAATCCTAAGGACTCATTCACTATTTCTGTGATGGAACCTCCATCAGCAACTTCAGATGTGGAGCATGTCCAAGGATTCCTAGAGTTTTTTTCCTTGGAAGACAGAATTTTACAGCCTGGTGAAACTATGATTGTTTGGTTATCTTGCAAACCTAAGGAAATTGGGGCGCACACAACTGCTGTGCATTTTGATGTAGGGGATGACAAGATTGAACGTGTGGTTTTACTTTTAGCTGAAGACAAGATTTGCAGATCTTTGGCATCAAACAAACCATATCATAGAGATAGGAAAAAGAAGCCGTTGGTTGCAGATACATCCATTCGAGATGCATTTGTTGCGGGTGAACGCATTCCAAGGGCTTCAAACCGGAGAGGGTTCAGATATCGGCTTTCTCCATACCCAATCCAAAAGGATGTACAAGAATCAGTGATGAATAAAACGATCCCTGATGCTATTTCACAAGGCTTAacaagagagaattattttgttttctttagtACTCTGTTGAACATGGAAGAGATAAAAATTGAG GATAGCATGAGGGGTTATGATATGGAGAACGTTTCTTTTGGGAAGAAGGGACAATTTTTGACCCTGGAAGTTCCAGGGCTAGCTGAGAAGAGGCCTTCGCTTGTTAATGGAGATTTTATATTTGCTAAACTTGCCTCtgaatatgcaaatgatgaaaCTCTTCCCTATCAG GGTATTATCCACCGAGTTGAGGCTGAAGAAGTACATTTGAAGTTTGCCAATAAATTTCACTTTCATCATAAAGCTGGCAACCTGTATAATGTGCAGTTTACTTATAACAGGCTCAACATGAGAAAGTTATATCAGGCTACCGAAGCAGCTGGGCAGTTAGAGACAGAACTCCTCTTCCCATCTGATTCAACTAGAAAGAGACATATTCAACCTGCTCAATTGGCACCCACATCTTCTATTCTTAATGAGGAGCAGGAGCATTCTGTTAAGATGATTCTGGGCTGCAAAGGAGGATTGCCATATGTGATCCATGGACCTCCAGGAACAGGCAAGACCGTGACACTCGTAGAAACAATTCTTCAACTCTACACAGTGCGAAAGGATGCCCGGATTCTCGTTTGTGCACCCTCAAATAGTGCAGCGGACCATATACTAGAGAGCTTACTTGACAAAAAGGTTATTGCAATTGAAAAGAATGATACACTTCGGCTCAATGCACTTACTCGATCTTTTGAGGATATTAATCCCGATCTTCTCTGCTTTTGTTTCATTGAAGAGTCAACCTTCAAGTGCCCTCCACTCAAGGATTTACTGCGTCGCAGAATCATCATATCCACATATATGAGTGCATGTCTTCTTTATGTTGAAGGTGTCAGGCCAGGCGACTTCTCTCACATCTTATTGGATGAGGCAGGCCAAGCTTCAGAGCCAGAAACCATGGTTCCACTATCCCACTTTTGCAAAAGGGGTACAGTGGTTGTTCTTGCTGGAGATCCGATGCAACTAGGTCCAGTAATTCTCTCCAATGAAGCAGAAACTTGTGGATTGGGAATGTCTTACTTGGCAAGGCTGTTTGAATCCACGTTTTATGATATTGGCAATAGAAATTATGTCACAAAGCTGGTTCGGAATTACCGATGCCATCCAGAAATTCTGCATCTACCTTCACACTTGTTTTATGGAGGAGAACTAATAGCAGCCAAAGATGACACCCGCCCAGTGACTTGGGCGGACCTCCTTCCTAATAGCAAATTTCCCATCCTTTTCATTGGCATCCAAGGGTGTGATGAGAGGGAAGGAAATAATCCATCATGGTTTAACCGATTTGAGGCAAGCAAGGCAGTGGAGATTATTAAAAAACTGACAGATAGGGGGTTGAATGCGGAAGATATAGGGGTCATAACACCTTACCGACAACAAGTCCTAAAATTGACTGAAGCCCTTGATATGTCGGGTGGCTGTGGTATCAAGGTTGGCAGTGTTGAGCAATTCCAAGGACAAGAAAGGGAAGTCATTATCGTGTCGACTGTCCGATCTACAGTCAGGCATAATGAATTTGACAGAAACCATTGCCTGGGGTTCTTGAGCAATCCAAGAAGGTTCAATGTTGCCATTACCCGTGCCAAATCATTGCTGATTGTTATTGGGAATCCACACATCATTGGCAAG GATCAATACTGGCATATGCTTTTATGGCGTTGTGTGGACAATGGCTCCTATCAGGGTTGCACTCTCCCTGAAAGGCAAAACCCCACACAACAGACCAGTTCAGGATATGAAGAGGAGTACCCTGGGCAAAATTGGCTTCCAGAATACCCTCAGCCCTCTAATGAAGTTGAATTGGGGGAAGAGACCTATCAGGCTGAAGCAAACACTCAGCCCTCTAATGAAGTTGAATGGGGAGAAGAGACCTATCAGGCTGAAGCAATCCCTCAGCCCTCTAATGAAGTTGAATGGGTAGGAGGGACCTATCAGACTGAAGCAATCCCTAAACCTTGTTTTGATGAAGCTGATTGGTCAGATGGTTGGAAGGAATAA